A single region of the Methanolacinia paynteri genome encodes:
- a CDS encoding PAS domain-containing protein — MKNLLIICKNPELQNIIKKIIERSGEIIEPDHCTSIEEARNRIFQEDYRLIISGFTIPEIGGPGFIKEFQDSGKDAPFIFLTELEKRETDTDVTQADPDYIFINDKNPAETVEKLEKIIPEILMHRKKNPDKNLNEARYKSLVESMDDSIYMVDGECRYLFMNKKHLERIGRSAELFKARSYNDFHTDEETGNFSGNVRRLFSTGEKIEEKYEKNGKKYLRTFTPVRDINDERIIAASITSSEICDDADISEKDISSYIVDGDGRYLSINRHHMEVLGISCEDLFIGRNYEEFHPEGKTEKFSSMIGEVFNTGETLRDEYESGKSHFTRRFCPVKDILTGEVVAVTIVSTNITEQKLTEKSLIEANKKLNLLNSITRHDILNQMTILLGYLDLSATGCQDETLKVYLEKERKAADTIYHQILFTRDYQDVGVNTPAWQDVSALIADTSKMLRHGDIEIENRCGDLKIFADPLLEKVFYNLTDNSIRHGGSISKITFCFEKIPHGIKLICEDDGRGIPDEDKERIFRQGFGKNTGLGLFLIREILSITGLEIHETGCYGEGAKFEITIPDMMYSECRTRHRNPDL; from the coding sequence TTGAAAAATTTGCTAATTATCTGTAAAAATCCGGAATTACAGAATATTATTAAAAAAATTATTGAGAGATCCGGGGAGATCATCGAACCCGATCATTGTACATCCATTGAAGAAGCAAGAAACAGGATATTTCAGGAAGACTACAGGCTTATCATCTCCGGGTTTACAATTCCTGAGATTGGCGGACCCGGATTTATTAAAGAGTTCCAGGACTCCGGGAAGGACGCCCCGTTTATCTTCCTTACAGAACTTGAAAAAAGAGAAACGGATACGGACGTAACTCAGGCTGATCCGGACTATATTTTTATCAACGACAAAAATCCCGCAGAAACCGTGGAAAAACTGGAAAAAATAATCCCTGAGATCCTGATGCACAGGAAAAAAAATCCTGACAAAAATCTTAACGAAGCAAGATACAAATCACTGGTTGAATCGATGGACGATTCAATCTATATGGTCGACGGGGAATGCCGCTATCTCTTCATGAATAAAAAGCATCTTGAAAGGATCGGAAGATCGGCCGAATTGTTCAAAGCAAGGAGCTACAACGATTTTCATACAGATGAAGAGACAGGGAATTTTTCCGGGAATGTCCGCCGCCTTTTCTCCACAGGAGAAAAGATCGAAGAAAAATATGAAAAGAACGGGAAGAAATACCTGAGAACATTCACCCCCGTGAGGGATATCAATGACGAAAGGATCATCGCCGCCAGCATTACCTCAAGCGAGATCTGTGATGATGCAGATATTTCCGAAAAGGATATTTCGTCATATATCGTCGACGGCGACGGCAGGTATCTCTCGATCAACAGGCACCACATGGAGGTCCTCGGGATAAGCTGCGAAGATCTGTTCATCGGAAGAAATTACGAGGAATTTCATCCCGAGGGCAAAACCGAGAAGTTCTCCTCGATGATCGGGGAGGTTTTCAATACCGGAGAGACCCTGAGGGACGAGTATGAATCGGGTAAATCGCATTTTACAAGAAGGTTCTGCCCGGTTAAGGATATACTGACCGGTGAAGTCGTAGCAGTGACCATAGTTTCCACAAATATAACAGAACAGAAACTGACTGAAAAGAGCCTGATAGAGGCAAATAAAAAACTGAACCTTTTAAACAGCATCACCAGGCACGATATCCTCAACCAGATGACCATTCTTTTGGGATACCTCGATCTATCAGCAACGGGCTGCCAGGATGAAACTCTGAAAGTTTACCTCGAAAAAGAAAGAAAGGCTGCTGACACCATTTATCACCAGATTTTATTTACAAGGGATTACCAGGATGTCGGTGTCAACACTCCGGCATGGCAGGACGTCTCCGCCCTGATTGCAGATACATCAAAGATGCTGAGGCATGGCGATATTGAGATCGAAAACCGCTGCGGAGATCTGAAAATCTTTGCTGATCCTCTACTCGAAAAAGTATTCTACAATCTTACAGACAATTCAATCCGGCACGGGGGCAGCATCTCAAAGATCACCTTTTGCTTCGAAAAAATACCCCACGGGATCAAACTGATCTGCGAGGACGACGGCAGGGGCATTCCTGATGAAGACAAAGAGAGGATCTTCAGGCAGGGGTTCGGTAAAAACACCGGCCTCGGACTTTTTTTAATCAGGGAAATCCTTTCGATAACAGGACTCGAAATACACGAGACAGGCTGTTACGGGGAAGGGGCGAAGTTCGAAATAACGATCCCCGACATGATGTATTCTGAGTGCCGAACAAGGCACCGGAATCCGGATCTTTAA
- a CDS encoding inorganic phosphate transporter gives MVQEAKNTLIIIIISVLLAFFFTFTNGFQDASAIAATFIASKSASPRKGIIFVAFFAFLGAMLGGTAVAFTISELFTIDSGMTTVYVMTVGILSATAWNLITWKFGLPSSSTHALIGGLTGSAVAAAGIG, from the coding sequence TTGGTACAGGAGGCAAAAAATACGCTGATAATAATCATAATTTCAGTCCTGCTGGCATTTTTCTTTACCTTTACCAACGGCTTTCAGGATGCAAGCGCTATTGCAGCGACGTTTATCGCTTCCAAATCCGCCAGCCCAAGGAAGGGGATCATCTTCGTGGCATTTTTCGCCTTCCTGGGAGCGATGCTCGGCGGAACGGCGGTCGCGTTTACCATCTCGGAACTTTTCACCATAGATTCGGGGATGACAACGGTATACGTTATGACGGTCGGTATCCTGAGTGCAACCGCCTGGAATCTTATAACATGGAAGTTCGGTCTCCCTTCATCCTCGACACACGCACTTATCGGAGGGCTTACCGGATCGGCGGTAGCCGCAGCCGGAATAGGAAG
- a CDS encoding inorganic phosphate transporter, translating into FTKIIFFLVISVVIGFVGSYLLQKTASFMLRNAKRTVNKSIIRLNWIAVALMSFSNGSNDSQKELGIIVLVLFSAGEMAVLEVPLWARIICAALLGLGTLSGGWRIMKTLGDRIFKLHPLHSFDSQLSSGISVALSTSLGAPVSSTHIISTSIIGVGAAENPKKVKWSTGRDIVIAMIMTIPVTMVISGTIYYFISYLTGI; encoded by the coding sequence ATTCACGAAAATAATATTCTTCCTGGTGATCTCTGTAGTAATCGGCTTTGTGGGGAGTTATCTGCTTCAAAAGACAGCTTCATTCATGCTGCGGAATGCAAAACGCACTGTAAACAAGAGTATCATCCGGCTGAACTGGATAGCGGTTGCATTAATGTCGTTCAGCAACGGTTCGAACGATTCCCAGAAAGAACTCGGGATAATTGTACTTGTCCTGTTCAGTGCAGGCGAGATGGCGGTTCTTGAAGTTCCCCTGTGGGCGAGGATCATATGTGCGGCCCTTCTGGGGCTCGGTACGCTCAGCGGGGGATGGAGAATAATGAAAACGCTCGGGGACAGGATATTCAAACTTCATCCCCTGCATTCCTTCGATTCCCAGCTGTCATCCGGAATCTCGGTAGCTCTTTCGACCAGCCTGGGTGCACCGGTCTCGTCGACCCATATCATCTCGACCTCGATTATAGGTGTCGGAGCCGCGGAAAACCCGAAGAAGGTCAAATGGTCGACAGGGCGGGATATCGTGATAGCAATGATAATGACCATCCCGGTTACAATGGTTATTTCAGGTACAATCTACTATTTCATCTCATACCTGACAGGGATCTGA
- a CDS encoding DUF47 domain-containing protein: MARKSKVTEKIKILDNIFPPEYDFKGMLEEQAVSTQKGVGTFVFWLKDVPLKDPHNIDKIAAEVDDLRHNLEQKMVEAFSTPFDRQDMYTLSRHMDYILNHTKETAREMYSFGVSPDEAIVKIADQIFLGTGLMVDAVRAMNNEESKVEEYIRLARRSMHEIDDTYIESMAELLHTEDPMNALRKGEIYHHLREIERALRRAVDLLHKAFLGMN; encoded by the coding sequence ATGGCACGAAAATCGAAGGTGACCGAAAAGATAAAAATCCTCGACAATATCTTTCCCCCCGAATATGATTTCAAAGGAATGCTTGAGGAGCAGGCGGTAAGCACACAGAAAGGAGTGGGAACGTTCGTTTTCTGGCTCAAGGATGTCCCGCTGAAAGATCCCCACAATATCGACAAAATCGCCGCCGAAGTCGACGATTTAAGGCACAACCTGGAGCAGAAGATGGTGGAGGCATTCTCGACTCCGTTTGACAGGCAGGACATGTACACCTTATCAAGGCATATGGACTATATCCTGAACCATACGAAAGAGACGGCAAGGGAGATGTATTCCTTCGGTGTTTCGCCTGACGAGGCGATTGTCAAAATCGCCGACCAGATATTCCTGGGGACGGGACTAATGGTAGATGCAGTCAGGGCGATGAACAACGAAGAATCGAAGGTTGAAGAATACATCAGGCTGGCAAGAAGGTCGATGCATGAAATCGATGACACCTACATAGAGAGTATGGCCGAACTCCTCCATACCGAAGATCCCATGAATGCATTGAGGAAGGGAGAGATCTATCATCATTTAAGGGAGATCGAAAGAGCTCTGAGGAGGGCGGTCGATCTTCTTCACAAGGCATTTTTAGGGATGAACTGA
- a CDS encoding hybrid sensor histidine kinase/response regulator, with product MIILFIGISLPISLEEENIHITSEKSIDNLNHVDFALTNFIDHSKYDVYALSLNENIETDDTSGFSNFLNNSDNYGYSSNKTEQEIIKVLRDFQYTHPYVQSAYLGYENGAFIRSQQLGNITTYDPRTRPWYTLAKEKPGEVVITQPYMPITSSDIKIGISKAVIDQNGTVSGVVGTDITLVNLTNYISGIKTGNEEGVILTDRNGVILASGNSSLLFTNIQNILKDQTDNFLNTDEGIIVIDDSYFSYYTSPELGWKMGEIIPFRVLNQQIYESFIQILIFVVFALVLLSIITIFMINRTVIRPISELTEVSRKIAETRDLDQEINTDIGDDEIATLARSLKLMVDTIRKDDLERKEMEKQVAISIKQIEDNISKLSILNDEIRNPLTVILAWAEMVEDEKTKELLLKQIYEIDSKITDLDRGWLQSEKVWKFLHRYYGIQCGEGTCDVENNGKEPDENPE from the coding sequence ATGATAATCTTGTTCATAGGAATCTCCCTCCCGATATCATTAGAAGAAGAAAATATCCATATCACCTCTGAAAAATCGATAGATAATCTAAACCATGTAGATTTTGCACTTACAAATTTTATTGATCATTCAAAATACGACGTATATGCCTTGTCACTCAATGAGAATATAGAGACAGACGATACTTCAGGATTCTCCAATTTTTTGAATAATTCCGATAATTACGGGTATTCCTCAAACAAAACTGAACAGGAGATCATCAAAGTACTGAGGGATTTTCAATACACGCACCCTTATGTCCAGTCCGCCTACCTGGGTTACGAAAACGGGGCATTCATAAGATCACAGCAACTGGGAAATATTACGACCTATGATCCCAGGACGAGACCGTGGTATACTCTTGCAAAAGAGAAACCCGGAGAGGTGGTAATTACACAGCCGTATATGCCGATAACATCATCCGACATAAAAATTGGAATCTCAAAGGCCGTCATCGATCAAAACGGGACAGTATCCGGTGTTGTGGGTACAGATATCACCCTGGTAAACCTGACAAATTATATCTCCGGCATAAAAACAGGCAATGAAGAAGGAGTAATACTGACCGACCGGAACGGGGTTATTCTTGCAAGCGGGAACTCATCTCTCCTTTTTACCAACATTCAAAATATATTGAAGGATCAGACCGATAATTTCCTGAATACGGATGAAGGCATTATTGTTATCGACGATTCATATTTCAGCTATTATACATCCCCGGAGCTTGGATGGAAGATGGGGGAGATAATTCCGTTCAGGGTATTAAACCAGCAGATTTACGAATCATTTATCCAGATCCTGATCTTCGTGGTTTTTGCACTGGTTCTTCTCAGTATAATAACCATTTTTATGATTAATCGCACAGTGATCAGGCCGATTTCAGAACTAACCGAAGTCAGCAGGAAAATTGCCGAGACCAGGGATCTCGACCAGGAGATCAATACGGATATCGGGGATGACGAGATCGCAACACTTGCCCGTTCCCTGAAATTGATGGTAGATACCATCCGCAAAGACGACCTGGAAAGGAAAGAGATGGAAAAGCAGGTCGCAATTTCAATAAAACAGATCGAGGATAACATAAGCAAATTGTCTATATTGAACGACGAGATCAGAAATCCGCTGACAGTTATCCTCGCCTGGGCCGAGATGGTCGAGGACGAGAAGACCAAAGAATTGTTGCTTAAACAGATCTATGAGATCGATTCCAAAATTACCGATCTCGACAGGGGATGGCTGCAGTCTGAGAAGGTCTGGAAGTTCCTGCACCGGTATTACGGTATTCAGTGCGGAGAGGGAACATGCGATGTTGAGAATAACGGCAAGGAACCGGATGAAAATCCGGAATAA
- a CDS encoding cache domain-containing protein — protein sequence MNLRTKVIVLYVIITLLIILCIGVILPISLQEQNLNAISEKSIEKSMHVDFALSNYINEAKYDVLGLSLNNIVRTPDDSEFTCYLIGRDGSFHFSDSGTEREIVDVLDGFQVSHPNVQSVYMGRENGAFVRSYAWENASDYDPRSRPWYILATENPGEVVITDPYIPITTPYVKIAIAKALVDNESNVYGVVGTDLNLMNLTGYITGIETDYEGEMILTDRNGVIIASRNESALFTNISGILNNQTGAFMNSDEGVLVVDDGYFVYYTSPDLGWKIGEIIPFNVINRQIYESILQILIFVIFALFLLSIITMLALNRTILRPLSDLTEVSTRIAETGDLDQEIREEKTDGEIRKLACSFKAMVEKIRSEEEERKNMEIQVADSIKQIEGNMGDMAILNDEIRNPLTVIVAWAEMADKEIRDKILEQVAVIDKIINSLDRGWLQSTKVWKFLNRYYGIHNRTDQDNKKEEEGKEEHR from the coding sequence GTGAATCTTAGAACAAAGGTTATAGTCCTGTATGTTATCATTACCCTCCTGATAATTTTGTGCATAGGGGTGATACTGCCAATATCATTGCAGGAGCAGAACCTTAACGCAATCTCTGAGAAATCGATCGAAAAGTCGATGCATGTCGACTTTGCACTCTCCAATTATATAAATGAAGCAAAATATGATGTCCTCGGGTTGTCGCTGAATAATATCGTCAGAACCCCCGACGACTCGGAATTTACCTGTTACCTGATCGGCCGGGACGGATCTTTTCATTTCTCTGATAGCGGAACTGAAAGGGAGATCGTTGACGTCCTGGACGGATTCCAGGTGAGCCATCCCAACGTACAGTCGGTATACATGGGCCGCGAGAACGGGGCGTTCGTCAGGTCCTATGCCTGGGAAAATGCTTCAGACTACGATCCCCGGTCAAGACCCTGGTATATCCTTGCGACCGAAAACCCCGGGGAGGTTGTTATCACTGACCCGTACATCCCGATTACGACACCGTACGTTAAGATCGCGATCGCCAAGGCCCTCGTCGACAATGAAAGCAATGTCTACGGGGTAGTCGGTACGGATCTCAATCTTATGAACCTGACCGGTTATATTACCGGGATTGAAACGGACTATGAAGGTGAAATGATTCTGACCGATCGCAACGGAGTAATCATTGCCAGCAGGAATGAATCAGCCTTGTTTACGAATATCAGCGGCATACTCAATAACCAGACGGGAGCCTTTATGAACTCGGATGAAGGGGTTTTAGTTGTCGACGACGGGTATTTCGTATACTATACGTCTCCCGATCTCGGGTGGAAGATCGGGGAGATCATTCCGTTCAATGTTATCAACAGGCAGATTTACGAATCAATCCTCCAGATCCTGATCTTTGTGATCTTCGCCCTGTTTCTCCTCAGTATAATTACAATGCTTGCCCTGAACCGCACGATTCTCAGGCCACTTTCGGACCTGACCGAGGTCAGCACGAGAATTGCCGAAACCGGGGATCTCGACCAGGAGATTCGCGAGGAGAAGACGGACGGGGAGATAAGAAAACTCGCCTGTTCGTTCAAGGCGATGGTCGAGAAGATCCGCAGCGAGGAAGAGGAGAGAAAGAATATGGAGATCCAGGTGGCCGACTCCATAAAGCAGATCGAAGGGAATATGGGAGATATGGCGATCCTGAACGACGAAATCAGGAATCCGCTGACCGTGATCGTCGCCTGGGCCGAGATGGCTGACAAGGAGATAAGGGACAAGATCCTCGAACAGGTCGCGGTTATCGATAAGATCATAAATTCTCTCGACCGGGGCTGGCTCCAGTCCACGAAGGTCTGGAAATTCCTCAACCGCTACTACGGGATTCACAACAGGACGGATCAGGACAACAAAAAAGAGGAGGAGGGCAAAGAAGAACACAGGTGA
- a CDS encoding cache domain-containing protein, with amino-acid sequence MDLKTKVIFLYLIIAVIVLILVGVVLPSSLEKQNLDTISDISVRELKYIDFSLTNLISEAKYDINELSVKEVVQTRDDSDFTSFLNASEDTFEYSIGETEQDIIDLMLEYQTTHPYVNSVYMGRENGTFVRSQERARNTAYDPRERPWYILAKENPEEVMVTEPYSSLTTPDINLGVVKALVDQDGEVYGVIGADITLEKLREYINSINTVEEGDIILTDSNGIILAYRNSSYLFTDIEGILQNYTPAFLNEEQGVIFLDGDYFVYYTSPELGWKIGEIFPAEYINQKINESIVKILVYVIITLILLSALTLLTLNYTIIKPISALTAVSRKIAETGDLDQEIDVKGTGEIGSLARSFKAMVDRIETDEIERLEMERQIANAVVQIEENMGQLAILNDEIRNPLTVIVVNAELAPEENGEPILNQAYEIDRIVRQLDREWLSSEKVWSFLRRYYGIDHRKNDDEDSK; translated from the coding sequence ATGGATCTTAAAACAAAGGTCATTTTTTTATACCTCATTATAGCCGTTATTGTTTTGATCCTGGTTGGCGTAGTCCTGCCGTCCTCGCTTGAAAAACAAAATCTCGACACAATATCCGACATATCAGTCAGAGAACTGAAATATATCGATTTTTCACTTACAAACCTGATCAGTGAAGCGAAATACGACATCAATGAGCTTTCGGTGAAAGAGGTCGTACAGACACGTGACGATTCGGATTTTACAAGTTTCCTTAATGCATCGGAAGATACATTCGAGTATTCGATCGGGGAGACGGAACAGGATATCATCGATTTAATGCTGGAATACCAGACTACGCATCCGTATGTGAATTCGGTTTACATGGGAAGGGAGAACGGCACTTTCGTAAGGTCGCAGGAGAGGGCAAGAAACACGGCTTACGACCCGCGTGAAAGACCGTGGTATATTCTGGCAAAAGAGAATCCCGAAGAGGTTATGGTTACCGAACCGTACAGTTCGCTCACGACACCGGATATAAATCTCGGAGTCGTCAAAGCCCTCGTCGATCAGGACGGCGAGGTTTACGGGGTCATCGGAGCGGACATCACCCTGGAAAAACTGAGGGAATATATTAACTCCATAAATACGGTGGAAGAGGGGGACATCATTCTCACCGACAGCAACGGGATAATCCTTGCGTACCGTAACTCATCATACCTTTTTACGGATATAGAAGGGATCCTGCAGAACTATACGCCTGCATTCCTGAACGAGGAGCAGGGGGTAATCTTCCTGGACGGAGACTATTTTGTATATTACACCTCGCCGGAACTTGGATGGAAGATTGGCGAGATATTCCCGGCCGAGTACATCAACCAGAAGATCAACGAATCGATCGTGAAGATCCTCGTATATGTAATAATCACACTGATTTTGCTGAGTGCACTGACCCTGCTGACACTGAATTATACAATAATCAAACCCATCTCCGCTCTTACCGCGGTCAGCAGGAAGATTGCAGAGACTGGTGATCTCGACCAGGAGATCGATGTGAAAGGCACGGGAGAGATCGGATCGCTGGCACGTTCCTTCAAGGCGATGGTTGACAGGATAGAAACGGACGAGATCGAAAGGCTGGAGATGGAGAGGCAGATTGCAAACGCAGTGGTGCAGATAGAGGAGAATATGGGCCAGCTTGCAATTCTGAACGACGAGATCAGGAACCCCCTGACTGTCATCGTGGTTAATGCAGAACTGGCCCCGGAAGAGAACGGGGAGCCGATTCTAAACCAGGCTTATGAGATCGACAGGATTGTCAGGCAGCTTGACAGGGAATGGCTCAGTTCGGAGAAGGTCTGGTCTTTCCTTCGCCGGTATTACGGGATCGATCACAGGAAAAACGATGACGAAGATTCGAAATGA
- a CDS encoding carboxymuconolactone decarboxylase family protein, protein MEKFVREKINQSIVDRRELHSRYLENCSTYGSFTELEKKAFEDGALSRKHKELMALSISIVTKCEPCIEWHVQQAHLAGASEKEIFETIDVAIEMGGGPAAAYSRFALNALEFHKEGK, encoded by the coding sequence ATGGAAAAATTCGTCAGGGAAAAGATCAACCAGAGTATAGTCGACAGGAGAGAACTTCATTCAAGGTACCTGGAGAACTGTAGCACTTACGGGTCTTTCACCGAGCTGGAAAAGAAGGCGTTCGAGGACGGAGCTCTTTCCCGGAAACATAAGGAGCTCATGGCACTGTCGATATCCATCGTTACAAAATGCGAGCCCTGCATCGAATGGCATGTCCAGCAGGCTCATCTGGCGGGTGCATCCGAAAAGGAGATCTTCGAGACAATCGATGTCGCAATCGAGATGGGAGGAGGTCCGGCCGCTGCATACTCCCGGTTCGCACTGAATGCCCTCGAATTTCACAAAGAAGGGAAATGA
- a CDS encoding HEPN domain-containing protein has translation MKNLFTDIQEGFNIKLKETVKEGIKEAAKELIVVPKSSEYNRDYISRFFIGGFCLYGNETFHSKISLINEKIVKERKGTLSKLQRNGISGELSEIARKYAYGDYKNEEQLVKDISNLLKLKSYLNILHIYNIETSDIIKIGNCFIYPSIYDLMEKSENINKLKEEDREFIIKGIGRDIEKGIFYKDIPIFEIQNRNFTSSASIEEADLFFDEIAKIIRYFGYLKPVSNKKEESKRGFYVNISNLNYSSYSEKINIKSGTANMQDLFNDKIFDALIIRYNKENKTNLDKKIIDSVMWVGDAFTDFNIQLKFLKIISSFEILLLNNERSGLSEKVSKNIASLLYDDIKGQNECYKFFKDCYRIRSEIIHNGSSDNVTPFFTYKVINLHKELIEKILLKYLFKEYEELTNYIKLQGFD, from the coding sequence ATGAAGAATTTATTCACTGACATACAAGAAGGGTTCAATATTAAATTAAAAGAAACTGTAAAAGAAGGGATAAAAGAAGCTGCAAAAGAATTAATTGTTGTACCAAAAAGTAGTGAATATAATCGAGATTATATATCTCGATTTTTCATTGGTGGATTTTGTTTGTATGGAAATGAAACATTTCATTCAAAAATTAGTCTGATAAATGAAAAAATTGTAAAAGAAAGAAAAGGAACTCTCTCTAAATTACAACGAAATGGAATTTCGGGGGAATTAAGTGAAATTGCTAGAAAATATGCATATGGGGATTATAAGAATGAAGAGCAATTAGTTAAGGATATTAGTAATTTATTAAAGTTAAAAAGTTATTTAAATATTTTACATATTTATAATATTGAGACATCAGATATAATAAAAATTGGAAATTGCTTTATTTACCCCTCAATATATGATTTAATGGAGAAATCTGAAAATATTAATAAGCTAAAAGAAGAAGATCGAGAATTTATAATCAAGGGTATAGGAAGAGATATAGAAAAAGGAATTTTTTATAAAGATATTCCTATCTTTGAAATACAAAATCGGAATTTTACTTCATCGGCTTCGATTGAAGAAGCAGATTTATTTTTTGATGAAATAGCGAAAATTATCCGTTATTTTGGTTATCTAAAACCTGTCTCTAATAAAAAAGAAGAATCTAAAAGAGGATTTTATGTAAATATTTCTAATCTGAATTATTCCTCTTATTCTGAAAAAATCAATATTAAATCTGGAACAGCCAATATGCAAGATTTATTCAATGATAAAATATTTGATGCTCTTATAATTCGTTATAATAAAGAAAATAAAACAAATTTAGATAAAAAAATTATTGATTCTGTTATGTGGGTAGGAGATGCATTTACTGATTTCAACATTCAATTGAAATTTTTAAAGATTATTTCTTCATTTGAAATATTATTACTCAATAATGAAAGGAGTGGATTATCAGAAAAAGTTTCTAAAAATATCGCATCTTTATTGTATGATGACATTAAAGGCCAAAATGAATGTTATAAGTTCTTCAAAGATTGTTATAGAATCAGAAGTGAAATAATCCATAATGGTTCTTCTGATAATGTGACTCCTTTTTTTACATATAAAGTGATTAATTTACATAAGGAACTTATTGAAAAGATTCTCTTGAAATATCTATTTAAAGAATATGAAGAATTAACTAATTATATAAAATTACAGGGATTTGATTAA
- a CDS encoding DUF3467 domain-containing protein, protein MEKREITVNLPPDLDPVYSNRIQVAYKDDEFTFVFLHEIPGTNQARAKSVVSISPKHAKNFSQVLSKTIVDYEAKFGEISAHADSKDEAQNNVTIHGYS, encoded by the coding sequence ATGGAAAAGCGCGAAATTACAGTCAATCTTCCGCCTGATCTCGATCCGGTCTACTCGAACAGGATCCAGGTGGCATACAAGGACGACGAGTTCACGTTCGTCTTCCTTCACGAGATCCCGGGAACGAACCAGGCGCGTGCGAAGTCCGTCGTATCGATCAGCCCGAAGCATGCGAAGAACTTCTCGCAGGTCCTTTCGAAGACGATCGTGGATTACGAGGCAAAGTTCGGCGAGATCTCCGCCCATGCGGACTCGAAGGACGAGGCCCAGAACAACGTAACGATCCACGGCTATTCGTAA
- a CDS encoding CRISPR-associated protein Cas4: MDFVTISGIVSCNFCPVRYYLEKSREYGSEKPEYTMSKQISYRLGRELCEYEIWDEILLVNPDVGEDSYPQFLEWLDKCRNSEWPIPSETDLSVRSNRLGIIGKIDFLYEEDPKIGIVRASPAPETGIYKSDRIRSAMAAICAGETFGYDIEDVALLYVPDGKMKICHPSPSDRRAGLRALSVAKKIDRGYIPEKKNTGRCDYCYLKDYCDSEPKKLSDLL; this comes from the coding sequence ATGGATTTCGTAACTATATCGGGGATTGTCTCGTGCAATTTCTGCCCGGTAAGATACTATCTTGAAAAGAGCCGCGAGTACGGATCCGAGAAGCCGGAATATACAATGTCGAAGCAAATCTCGTACAGGCTCGGGAGGGAGTTGTGCGAATACGAGATCTGGGACGAGATCCTGCTTGTCAACCCGGATGTCGGTGAAGATAGCTATCCGCAATTCCTGGAATGGTTAGATAAATGCAGGAATTCGGAATGGCCTATCCCCTCCGAAACCGATCTTTCAGTAAGATCGAACAGACTCGGGATTATAGGAAAGATCGACTTCCTCTATGAAGAAGACCCGAAGATCGGGATCGTCAGGGCGTCACCAGCCCCGGAGACAGGGATCTACAAATCCGACAGGATACGTTCGGCGATGGCTGCGATCTGCGCAGGAGAGACATTCGGGTATGATATCGAAGATGTCGCTCTGCTCTATGTCCCGGACGGAAAGATGAAGATCTGTCACCCCTCGCCTTCCGACAGGAGAGCAGGACTTCGGGCGTTGTCGGTTGCAAAAAAGATAGACCGTGGATACATCCCGGAGAAGAAAAACACCGGCAGGTGCGATTACTGCTACCTGAAGGACTACTGCGATTCCGAACCCAAAAAGCTCTCGGACCTCTTGTAA